Proteins from one bacterium genomic window:
- a CDS encoding radical SAM protein, which yields MSSFQVKIVGDFCNIRCTYCRNRDFDQDTNVLMSVANLEKLFVFLDSLPQARIRVNWHGGEPLLAGKKFFHHILRLENQYKQKIWMNAVQTNAMLIDDDWAKLFHDNHFDIGVSIDGSEQTHNSDRINVAGRGTYKEAMRGVEALRHNSIHPGVICTVTKKTVRYAKEMLLDLVDAGFKSIAFNAFYNTASDCDGDTYGLTDTEWLAFLIEIFETWLVLNDPTIRVRELDSMLAWTKSKSANSCVYKGTCYQWFAIHYTGDIYPCERLGKSTHFGSIDSLRTFQDLVNTPVFLNWKESIGQLPQRCRTCSLQSLCHNGCVSHRKADEEGVPLYRYCESRLGFYDYIKERLK from the coding sequence ATGAGTTCATTCCAAGTGAAAATTGTTGGTGATTTCTGTAACATCCGTTGTACATATTGCAGAAACCGTGACTTTGATCAAGATACGAATGTTTTGATGTCTGTGGCCAATCTAGAAAAACTTTTTGTTTTTCTAGATTCGTTACCACAAGCACGAATTCGTGTGAATTGGCACGGGGGCGAGCCATTGCTGGCAGGAAAAAAGTTTTTCCATCATATCTTGAGACTGGAAAACCAATATAAGCAAAAAATATGGATGAATGCTGTTCAGACAAATGCCATGTTGATTGATGATGATTGGGCTAAACTTTTCCATGATAACCACTTTGATATCGGAGTAAGTATTGATGGAAGTGAACAAACGCATAACAGTGACAGAATAAATGTTGCTGGACGTGGAACATATAAGGAAGCGATGCGTGGTGTGGAAGCTCTTCGTCATAATAGCATTCATCCCGGCGTTATCTGTACTGTTACTAAAAAGACTGTCAGATACGCAAAAGAGATGCTTCTTGATCTAGTGGATGCTGGGTTTAAAAGCATTGCTTTCAATGCTTTCTATAACACAGCGTCAGATTGTGATGGTGATACGTACGGACTAACAGACACAGAATGGCTGGCGTTTCTCATAGAAATATTTGAAACGTGGCTCGTACTTAATGATCCCACAATTCGTGTTCGCGAGTTGGATAGCATGCTTGCATGGACCAAATCAAAAAGTGCTAATTCTTGCGTGTATAAAGGTACCTGTTATCAGTGGTTCGCTATCCATTACACTGGCGACATTTATCCTTGTGAAAGGCTGGGTAAATCTACCCATTTTGGAAGTATTGACTCCCTGAGAACTTTTCAGGACTTAGTGAATACTCCTGTTTTCCTTAATTGGAAAGAGTCAATTGGCCAACTTCCTCAAAGGTGTCGCACTTGCAGTTTGCAGTCATTGTGTCATAATGGTTGCGTTAGCCATCGGAAAGCAGATGAAGAGGGGGTGCCTCTTTACAGGTATTGTGAAAGTAGGCTCGGTTTCTATGATTACATCAAGGAAAGACTTAAATGA
- a CDS encoding NUDIX domain-containing protein, whose protein sequence is MILRQRVAAIVVKEDTVLLMHRINDGKEYYSFPGGGKEENESLETGALRELSEETTVDAIIDRLVYKVIWDSGDENYFYLCNYISGEPKLREDAEELKEMADGKQAYKPEWVYISDLPNTLLYQLEIRDLLIKDLKNGFLEHPQELFIKVEERRRI, encoded by the coding sequence ATGATACTACGACAAAGAGTAGCTGCGATTGTGGTTAAAGAAGATACGGTGCTTCTAATGCATCGTATTAATGATGGAAAGGAATATTATTCTTTTCCTGGTGGTGGCAAGGAAGAAAATGAAAGTCTAGAAACAGGAGCGCTTCGAGAACTTTCTGAAGAAACGACAGTTGATGCAATAATTGACCGTTTGGTGTATAAGGTTATATGGGATAGCGGTGATGAGAACTACTTCTATCTTTGTAATTACATTTCAGGAGAACCAAAACTAAGAGAGGATGCCGAAGAGCTAAAAGAGATGGCTGACGGAAAACAGGCGTATAAGCCGGAATGGGTTTATATTTCCGATTTACCCAACACCCTTTTATATCAGTTAGAAATCAGAGATTTACTTATAAAAGACTTAAAAAATGGCTTTCTCGAACATCCTCAAGAACTCTTTATAAAAGTTGAAGAAAGACGTCGGATATAA
- a CDS encoding methyltransferase domain-containing protein: MKENTSWGNVADWYDTHLEQGGDTYQRKVILPNLLRVLDLKAGESVLDLACGQGFFSREFANAGAKVIGTDISKELIGYAQEHSPKEITFHVSPADNLSFAKDAEFDVVTIILAIQNIENISGVFSEVKRVLSPQGGLIMVLNHPAFRIPKQSEWGWDEEKQIQYRRIDRYLSPQKISIEMHPGEEKGEQTISYHRSLQDFFKALSKNGFAISKLEEWISHRESQEGPRQKAEDTARKEIPLFLMLEAKKM; encoded by the coding sequence ATGAAAGAAAATACTTCATGGGGAAATGTTGCGGATTGGTATGATACGCACCTTGAACAGGGCGGGGATACGTATCAGCGCAAAGTAATATTGCCGAATTTGCTTCGGGTGCTTGATTTGAAAGCGGGGGAAAGCGTGCTTGATTTAGCCTGCGGGCAGGGATTTTTCTCCCGTGAATTCGCAAATGCCGGTGCCAAGGTCATTGGGACCGACATTTCAAAGGAACTTATTGGGTACGCACAAGAACATTCTCCCAAAGAAATTACTTTTCATGTTTCTCCCGCCGACAATCTTTCTTTCGCTAAAGATGCTGAATTTGATGTGGTTACGATTATTCTTGCAATTCAAAATATTGAAAATATTTCGGGAGTTTTTTCTGAAGTAAAACGTGTTCTTTCTCCGCAAGGCGGGCTAATCATGGTGCTCAACCACCCGGCATTTAGAATCCCGAAGCAATCGGAATGGGGATGGGACGAGGAAAAGCAAATTCAGTACCGCAGAATCGACCGCTATCTTTCTCCTCAAAAAATTTCCATTGAAATGCATCCGGGGGAAGAAAAAGGGGAGCAAACGATTTCTTACCACCGTTCCTTACAGGACTTTTTCAAAGCATTGTCCAAAAACGGTTTTGCAATATCCAAACTTGAAGAATGGATTTCCCACAGAGAAAGCCAGGAAGGCCCGCGTCAGAAAGCGGAAGACACCGCCCGCAAAGAAATCCCGCTATTTCTGATGCTTGAGGCTAAAAAGATGTAG
- a CDS encoding class I SAM-dependent methyltransferase, with translation MSHNVSWEKYIKKTESNPPRVLLTEAVEHVRNKDEALDLGAGAMNDSKYLLSVGFKHVTAIDSDIAAQEKAKDILGDKFSFFLSSFENFSFPHETYDLINAQYALPYNSPKTFNSLIKNITLSLKPKGVFAGQLFGNKDSWNTENSGKTFHTKEEAEKLFLDFKIIKFIEEENDKPSVLGKPKHQHLFNFIVSKPEK, from the coding sequence ATGTCACACAATGTATCGTGGGAAAAATATATTAAGAAAACCGAGTCAAACCCACCCCGAGTTTTACTTACTGAAGCAGTAGAACATGTGCGGAATAAAGATGAGGCTCTTGATTTGGGAGCTGGAGCAATGAACGATTCAAAATACCTTTTATCAGTTGGTTTTAAACATGTAACGGCAATTGACAGTGATATCGCTGCCCAAGAAAAGGCAAAAGACATCTTAGGAGATAAGTTTTCTTTTTTCTTAAGTAGCTTTGAAAATTTTTCTTTTCCTCATGAGACGTATGACTTGATAAATGCTCAGTACGCTTTACCGTATAATTCTCCAAAAACATTTAACAGTTTAATAAAGAACATTACTCTCTCACTTAAACCTAAAGGTGTGTTTGCAGGTCAACTATTTGGTAATAAAGATTCTTGGAATACTGAAAACAGTGGTAAAACCTTTCATACAAAAGAAGAGGCTGAAAAGTTATTTTTAGATTTTAAGATAATCAAATTTATAGAGGAAGAAAATGATAAACCGAGTGTTCTTGGAAAACCAAAACATCAACACCTGTTTAATTTTATAGTTTCAAAACCAGAAAAATAA
- the trpS gene encoding tryptophan--tRNA ligase, producing the protein MTSGKKILISGLKPTGRPHIGNYFGAMKQFVDLQSDYNSLIFIADLHALTSVANKQELAQSTLDVAIDYLAIGLDPKKALIFKQSDTPQVAELAWVFNCLTTMPYLMRAHAFKDAEAKNKDINVGIFQYPLLMAADILLNNADVVPVGMDQEQHLEIARDTARAFNRAYGETFKEPKALILEDVKTVPGTDGQKMSKSYDNTIPLFAIKEEIEKAVMSIPTDSKGIDEPKNPEQDKIFALHKLFASGMPLDEIRARYEKGGIGYKESKEILIRNIESFAAPLREKREKIAQDKEYVVDLLSENGKRAFERVEEKMKEVREKVGLTLS; encoded by the coding sequence ATGACTTCAGGCAAGAAAATTTTGATTTCAGGTCTTAAGCCTACAGGAAGGCCCCATATCGGAAACTATTTCGGCGCGATGAAGCAATTTGTCGACCTCCAGAGTGACTACAATTCGCTCATATTCATCGCCGACCTTCATGCCCTTACTTCGGTTGCAAACAAGCAAGAACTCGCGCAGAGCACCTTGGATGTCGCCATAGACTATCTGGCCATCGGCCTTGACCCAAAGAAGGCTCTCATTTTCAAACAATCAGATACTCCGCAAGTGGCCGAACTTGCATGGGTTTTTAATTGTCTTACCACCATGCCGTATCTTATGCGTGCGCACGCATTCAAGGATGCGGAAGCAAAAAACAAAGATATCAATGTCGGAATTTTCCAATATCCATTGCTTATGGCGGCTGACATTCTCTTGAATAATGCCGATGTCGTGCCCGTAGGCATGGACCAGGAACAGCATTTGGAAATCGCTCGCGACACCGCCCGCGCTTTTAATCGTGCGTATGGAGAAACATTCAAAGAACCTAAAGCGCTTATTCTGGAAGACGTGAAAACCGTCCCCGGAACAGACGGGCAGAAAATGAGCAAGAGCTACGACAACACCATTCCACTTTTTGCGATAAAAGAAGAAATTGAAAAAGCCGTAATGAGCATTCCGACGGATTCTAAAGGCATTGATGAACCAAAAAACCCGGAGCAGGACAAAATATTCGCTTTGCACAAACTATTTGCGTCGGGAATGCCTCTTGATGAAATCAGAGCGCGGTACGAAAAGGGAGGTATCGGCTACAAGGAATCAAAAGAAATACTTATCAGAAACATCGAATCTTTCGCGGCTCCGTTGCGCGAAAAACGAGAAAAAATTGCCCAAGACAAGGAGTACGTAGTCGACCTGCTTTCGGAAAATGGGAAACGGGCTTTTGAACGGGTGGAAGAAAAGATGAAGGAAGTAAGGGAAAAGGTTGGTTTGACACTTTCATAA
- the aspS gene encoding aspartate--tRNA(Asn) ligase, producing MERTYINNLKNEIGKEVLISGWVDIRRDHGKLIFLDLRDASGKVQCVTSAKDAAYATANELRSEWVISIKGKVNARPEKMVKTDEENGSVEIYIEEISVLGKAKELPFELRTELNIDTYLDHLPLTLRTPKGKAIFKVQATIINAFRKFLINENFVEIQAPKLIGEDAEGGANSFNVEYFKHTAHLAQSPQFYKQIMVGIFEKVFATGNVYRAEKHSTTRHLNEYTSLDLEMGFIKDHTDIMKLQNRLLAFIMEELKTSCEKEFKLLGAEIPSVPETIPSLKLKEAQEVLKKEYGIDCGTAPDLDPDHERKLCEYSKQKYDSDFIFVTHFPMSKRPMYTYEDESDPGYAKGFDLLFRGVEITTGGQRIHDHDVLVEAMKKKGLDPEKFSFYLQAFKYGMPPHGGLGLGLERITAKLLGLENVKEATLFPRDLNRIDILLSKDDGGK from the coding sequence ATGGAACGTACATACATCAACAATCTTAAAAATGAAATTGGCAAGGAAGTTTTGATTTCCGGATGGGTGGACATTCGCCGCGACCACGGAAAACTTATTTTTCTTGACCTGCGGGACGCGAGCGGAAAGGTGCAATGTGTTACCTCGGCAAAAGATGCGGCATACGCGACTGCAAACGAGCTTCGTTCGGAGTGGGTGATTTCCATAAAGGGGAAAGTAAATGCCCGTCCGGAAAAGATGGTAAAAACCGACGAAGAAAATGGTTCTGTGGAAATTTATATCGAAGAAATCTCCGTGTTGGGAAAAGCCAAAGAATTGCCTTTTGAATTGAGAACGGAACTTAATATCGATACATATCTTGACCATCTTCCGCTCACACTGCGGACTCCCAAAGGCAAGGCTATTTTTAAGGTGCAGGCAACAATCATCAACGCATTTCGAAAATTTTTGATAAACGAAAATTTTGTTGAGATTCAAGCACCGAAACTCATCGGCGAAGACGCCGAAGGGGGCGCCAACTCTTTCAATGTCGAGTATTTCAAACATACCGCGCATTTAGCTCAAAGCCCTCAGTTCTACAAGCAGATTATGGTTGGCATATTTGAAAAAGTATTTGCAACAGGAAACGTGTACCGTGCCGAAAAACATTCGACAACACGCCATCTCAACGAATACACAAGCCTTGACCTCGAAATGGGCTTCATCAAAGACCATACGGACATAATGAAGCTTCAGAATAGATTGCTCGCTTTTATAATGGAAGAACTGAAAACTTCTTGTGAAAAAGAGTTCAAGTTGCTTGGTGCGGAAATTCCGTCCGTACCCGAAACAATACCGTCTCTTAAACTTAAAGAAGCTCAGGAGGTACTCAAAAAAGAATATGGAATTGATTGTGGCACTGCTCCCGACCTTGACCCAGACCATGAACGCAAACTGTGTGAGTACTCAAAACAAAAATACGATTCGGATTTCATATTTGTTACCCATTTTCCGATGAGTAAGCGCCCGATGTATACGTATGAAGACGAAAGCGACCCGGGATACGCCAAGGGTTTTGACCTTCTTTTTCGGGGCGTTGAAATAACCACAGGAGGACAACGTATTCACGACCACGACGTTCTTGTAGAAGCTATGAAAAAGAAAGGTCTTGACCCGGAAAAGTTTTCTTTCTACCTGCAAGCCTTTAAATACGGAATGCCACCGCACGGGGGACTGGGCTTAGGCCTTGAGCGTATTACGGCGAAACTTCTCGGACTTGAAAACGTCAAAGAAGCGACTCTTTTTCCGCGGGACCTCAACCGCATCGACATTCTTCTCTCCAAAGACGATGGAGGAAAATAA
- a CDS encoding ScpA family protein: protein MEENNSFKIKTEVFEGPLDLLLSLIEKRKLLINDISLAQVTDNFISYIKSFSDFPIKQSADFILVASTLVLIKSKSLLPTLELSDEEQGSIEDLERRLKQYKRIKELSHHVKTRFGDKVLFMRNPNKNVEPVFSPTKEITVSAMLSSIRDVLKNLPKVEQLAKAVVEKVISLEDMIGRLMERVTSNLKMTFKEFSKHGDMKTKEQKVHVVVSFLALLELVKQGAIKAVQENLFEDIHLESNKIKTPNYT, encoded by the coding sequence ATGGAGGAAAATAACTCATTCAAAATAAAGACGGAGGTTTTCGAAGGGCCCTTAGACCTTCTGCTTTCTCTTATTGAAAAACGGAAACTGCTCATCAACGATATTTCGCTTGCTCAAGTTACGGACAATTTTATTTCCTATATAAAAAGTTTTTCGGATTTTCCGATAAAGCAGAGCGCGGATTTTATTCTCGTCGCTTCAACTCTGGTGCTTATCAAGTCAAAGTCATTGTTGCCGACACTTGAACTTTCCGATGAGGAACAGGGAAGTATTGAAGACTTGGAGCGCCGTCTCAAACAATATAAGCGAATCAAGGAACTAAGCCATCATGTCAAAACACGGTTCGGGGATAAAGTCCTTTTTATGAGAAACCCGAACAAAAACGTGGAGCCTGTTTTTTCCCCGACAAAAGAAATTACCGTTTCGGCCATGCTTTCATCTATCCGCGATGTTTTAAAAAACTTGCCAAAGGTGGAGCAGCTCGCGAAAGCTGTTGTTGAAAAAGTAATCAGCCTTGAAGATATGATAGGCCGGCTCATGGAACGTGTTACTTCCAATTTAAAAATGACCTTCAAAGAATTTTCCAAGCACGGAGATATGAAAACAAAAGAACAAAAAGTGCATGTTGTAGTCAGTTTTCTTGCCCTGCTCGAACTTGTCAAACAAGGGGCGATTAAGGCGGTTCAGGAAAATCTTTTTGAGGATATTCATCTGGAATCAAATAAAATTAAAACGCCGAATTATACGTAA
- the cutA gene encoding divalent-cation tolerance protein CutA has translation MNTHIIIITTCPNLEESRKLAQGLVQQKLAACVQLGQIESVYRFEGKVEDEKEYRLYIKTKRDLFDQVKEYILLHHSYKLPQIVAISIVEGFDKYLQWIDANTAESIQ, from the coding sequence ATGAATACGCACATTATTATCATCACCACGTGTCCGAATTTGGAAGAATCAAGAAAGTTGGCTCAAGGTCTCGTACAGCAGAAACTTGCCGCCTGTGTTCAGCTCGGCCAGATTGAAAGCGTGTACCGTTTTGAGGGTAAAGTCGAGGATGAAAAAGAATATCGTTTGTATATCAAGACCAAGCGCGACCTTTTCGACCAAGTGAAAGAATATATTCTTTTACACCACTCATACAAATTGCCTCAAATCGTCGCCATATCCATCGTTGAGGGTTTTGACAAATACTTGCAGTGGATTGATGCAAACACCGCGGAAAGTATACAATAG
- a CDS encoding SMC-Scp complex subunit ScpB — translation MSLAQRIEAILFFKGEPVSTKRLSEMLSVSEEEVLAALTELESSLSNRGITLMRKEKEVMLATAKDASELIAKVAKEELSRELGRAGLETLTIVLYRSPISRREIDYIRGVNSAFIVRNLMVRGLVERIQNEKDERVFLYKPTFELLSYLGISRVEDLPEYETVRQEIESSQKAAEEQEKEEQPSLL, via the coding sequence ATGTCTCTCGCGCAACGCATTGAAGCGATATTGTTTTTTAAAGGTGAGCCGGTTTCAACGAAACGACTCTCGGAAATGCTTTCCGTTTCGGAGGAAGAAGTTTTGGCCGCGCTGACCGAGTTGGAATCCTCTCTTTCCAATCGCGGCATTACGCTCATGCGCAAAGAAAAAGAGGTTATGCTTGCGACAGCCAAAGACGCAAGCGAACTTATTGCGAAAGTCGCCAAAGAAGAATTGTCCCGCGAGCTTGGAAGGGCGGGGCTTGAAACTCTTACCATTGTCCTATATCGTTCTCCTATAAGCCGTCGTGAAATCGACTATATACGAGGCGTCAACTCGGCCTTTATAGTAAGAAATCTTATGGTTCGCGGGCTTGTTGAACGCATACAAAACGAAAAGGACGAGCGGGTATTTTTATACAAACCTACATTCGAACTTCTTTCGTATCTGGGCATTTCCCGCGTGGAAGATTTGCCGGAATATGAAACGGTGCGGCAGGAAATTGAAAGTTCGCAGAAAGCCGCCGAGGAACAGGAAAAAGAGGAACAACCAAGCTTATTATGA
- a CDS encoding serine hydrolase yields the protein MNRPKFPQLETLETHELVACFLITFATMLSFYTIFPRATHFVFADDVSTLTAEKINPYQTITLSAKAAYVYDLAENRPLYSSNADEPLALASLTKVMTALTAIELIPAYTVVTIGNDDLAEEGDSGLFGDERWKLKDLLDYSLVVSSNDGARAVASVAGSVDLGTEKSQLGREGFIARMNEKAKEIGLLETHFSNENGLDVAEASGGAYGSARDMAKLFGYIIENHPELLEATRYDTLTFTSLSNLVHEAKNTNTKIGEIPGLVASKTGFTDLSGGNLVIIFNSEVNRPIAVVVLGSTYEGRFDDVLSLVKATFQTIAQTD from the coding sequence ATGAACAGACCGAAATTCCCACAACTTGAGACACTTGAAACGCACGAACTGGTGGCGTGTTTTCTCATTACGTTTGCGACCATGCTTTCCTTTTATACTATTTTCCCCCGTGCCACTCACTTTGTTTTTGCCGACGATGTTTCAACTTTAACGGCAGAAAAAATCAATCCGTATCAAACAATTACTCTTTCTGCAAAAGCGGCGTATGTGTACGACTTGGCGGAAAACCGACCGCTGTATTCTTCAAACGCCGATGAACCGTTGGCACTTGCGTCACTGACCAAAGTAATGACCGCGCTTACCGCCATAGAACTTATTCCCGCGTATACCGTTGTGACAATCGGGAATGACGATTTGGCCGAAGAGGGGGACAGTGGGTTGTTCGGAGACGAACGGTGGAAACTCAAAGACCTCCTTGATTACAGTCTTGTCGTTTCTTCAAACGATGGCGCCCGGGCGGTTGCTTCCGTCGCGGGAAGTGTTGATTTAGGGACTGAAAAAAGCCAATTGGGACGCGAAGGATTCATTGCGCGGATGAACGAAAAAGCGAAAGAAATCGGTCTTTTGGAAACTCATTTTTCAAACGAGAACGGTCTTGACGTCGCGGAAGCATCGGGAGGAGCCTACGGCTCGGCGCGCGACATGGCAAAACTTTTTGGTTATATCATCGAAAACCATCCTGAACTTCTCGAAGCGACGCGTTATGACACCCTCACATTTACTTCGTTAAGCAACCTTGTCCATGAAGCAAAAAATACCAACACAAAAATAGGAGAAATTCCCGGCCTTGTCGCTTCCAAAACCGGCTTTACCGATTTGTCCGGAGGAAATCTTGTTATTATTTTCAATTCGGAGGTCAACCGCCCCATTGCTGTTGTCGTTTTGGGTTCCACATATGAGGGCCGTTTTGATGACGTGCTGTCCTTGGTCAAAGCGACTTTCCAGACAATCGCTCAAACTGACTGA
- the ftsW gene encoding putative lipid II flippase FtsW, producing MPRARTDNLFFISVAVLVAAGLLVFLSASMGLWNREGIDPVSITVKQILIGLVGGIIACNFTSRLDYKLWRKWSPLLFLGSIILTLLVFVPGIGLDSGGARRWIDLKIISFQPSEFLKISFIIYFAALLSKFRGTTRSWTESLLPFAILSGLAGAVLVLQPDIDTFAVICFSGIAMLIVAGAKWRHIGLIILIGLIGIGALFYIKPYIKDRILTFLDPARDPHRSGYQIQQSLIAIGSGGLSGRGFGQSIQKFGSLPEPIGDSIFSVAAEEFGFIGTTALVFLYMFFFLRGLKIASHAADSFGRLITVGIVILIVSQSFLNISAMLGLFPLSGIPLLFISHGGTALFVTLAEIGIIFNVSKYGSRV from the coding sequence ATGCCACGGGCTAGAACCGACAATTTATTTTTTATCTCCGTTGCCGTGCTTGTGGCGGCAGGCCTTTTGGTATTCTTGTCCGCTTCCATGGGATTGTGGAACCGTGAGGGGATTGACCCGGTAAGCATCACTGTCAAACAAATTCTCATCGGTCTTGTCGGAGGAATTATCGCGTGTAATTTTACCTCCCGTCTAGATTACAAATTATGGAGAAAATGGTCACCTCTGCTTTTTTTGGGAAGCATCATTCTCACACTTCTGGTTTTTGTCCCCGGCATCGGATTGGATTCCGGCGGAGCGCGTCGCTGGATAGACCTGAAAATTATTTCTTTTCAGCCTTCCGAATTTCTTAAAATTTCTTTCATTATTTATTTTGCCGCTTTGCTTTCAAAATTTCGGGGAACAACACGTTCATGGACCGAAAGCCTCTTGCCGTTTGCGATACTTTCGGGCCTTGCCGGAGCGGTGCTCGTGCTTCAGCCGGACATAGACACATTTGCCGTTATCTGTTTTTCGGGAATAGCGATGCTTATTGTTGCGGGCGCGAAATGGCGGCACATTGGTCTTATCATTCTTATCGGCCTTATAGGCATCGGAGCATTATTTTATATTAAGCCCTACATTAAAGACCGAATTCTTACTTTTCTTGACCCGGCGCGCGACCCCCACCGTTCCGGATACCAAATTCAACAATCTCTCATCGCCATAGGCTCGGGAGGCCTTTCCGGAAGGGGATTCGGGCAAAGCATTCAGAAATTCGGCTCGCTTCCGGAACCTATCGGCGACTCGATTTTTTCCGTAGCCGCTGAAGAATTCGGCTTTATTGGCACAACCGCTCTTGTATTTCTATATATGTTTTTCTTTCTGCGGGGCCTTAAAATAGCCTCACACGCGGCCGATTCGTTCGGTAGACTGATAACCGTAGGAATTGTTATACTGATAGTATCCCAGTCATTTCTTAATATTTCCGCCATGCTGGGACTGTTTCCTTTGTCCGGTATCCCGCTTTTATTCATAAGCCACGGAGGAACGGCATTATTTGTCACTCTTGCCGAAATAGGTATCATTTTTAACGTATCTAAGTACGGCTCGCGAGTGTAA
- the murG gene encoding undecaprenyldiphospho-muramoylpentapeptide beta-N-acetylglucosaminyltransferase — MKILFTGGVTGGHFYPIIAVAQEINKQVKENKLFGVELYYISTSPYNEGILYENGIIYRKNPAGKIRGYFSLLNVFDVFKTAWGVIRALFVVFDIFPDVIFGKGGYASFPALLAGRILKIPVVIHESDTAPGKVNAWAGKFARRIALSYPETISYFPKEKVAITGNPVRKEMLEPATEDAEEYFNLEKNVPVILVLGGSQGAQIVNNAIIDSLPQLVERYQVIHQTGKKNLEEVKTTADVLLLQNQNKYRHKPYDYLDTKELRMASQMADLVISRAGSTIFEIAAWGKPAVLIPITNSNDDHQRKNAFAYARAGAAFVIEEKNLSANILLSEIERILANPEEKTKMEKAAKDFFKPDAAEKIAREILSIGVEHEG; from the coding sequence ATGAAAATACTCTTTACAGGAGGCGTCACAGGCGGTCATTTCTATCCGATCATTGCCGTCGCCCAGGAAATAAACAAACAAGTAAAAGAAAACAAACTCTTCGGGGTGGAACTTTACTACATATCAACCTCTCCGTACAACGAAGGAATCTTGTATGAAAACGGAATCATATACAGGAAAAATCCGGCAGGGAAAATACGCGGATATTTCTCGTTGCTTAATGTTTTTGACGTGTTTAAAACCGCATGGGGAGTAATCCGGGCGCTTTTCGTCGTGTTTGATATTTTTCCCGATGTTATTTTCGGCAAAGGGGGGTACGCGAGTTTTCCCGCCTTACTTGCCGGCCGTATCCTAAAGATTCCCGTCGTTATACACGAATCCGATACTGCGCCCGGAAAGGTAAATGCGTGGGCGGGAAAATTCGCCCGTCGCATTGCGCTTTCATATCCGGAAACCATCTCATATTTTCCCAAAGAGAAAGTGGCCATAACCGGCAATCCCGTTCGAAAAGAAATGCTTGAACCCGCAACGGAAGACGCCGAAGAATATTTTAATCTCGAAAAAAATGTTCCCGTCATTCTCGTGCTCGGAGGTTCCCAGGGCGCGCAAATTGTGAATAATGCCATCATCGACTCTTTGCCCCAACTGGTAGAGCGCTACCAGGTCATCCACCAGACCGGGAAGAAAAATCTCGAGGAAGTGAAAACCACCGCCGATGTTTTGCTTTTGCAAAATCAAAATAAATACAGACACAAGCCGTATGATTATTTGGATACCAAAGAATTGCGCATGGCCTCTCAAATGGCCGATCTTGTCATTTCCCGCGCCGGTTCGACGATTTTTGAAATCGCCGCGTGGGGCAAGCCTGCGGTTCTCATTCCCATCACCAACTCAAACGACGACCATCAGCGCAAAAACGCTTTTGCCTACGCGAGAGCCGGAGCGGCATTCGTTATTGAAGAAAAAAACTTGAGCGCCAATATTCTTTTGTCGGAAATAGAACGCATACTCGCAAATCCGGAAGAAAAAACAAAAATGGAAAAAGCGGCCAAAGATTTTTTCAAACCGGACGCGGCGGAAAAAATCGCGCGAGAAATTCTTTCAATAGGAGTTGAACATGAAGGCTAA